In Gimesia benthica, a single window of DNA contains:
- a CDS encoding GNAT family N-acetyltransferase: MPADHDRVLIVWEVAVRATHHFLSEHEIEALRPLVRQACFEGMPLFGVRDSEGEVIAFSGVDAPKLEALFVHPDWCGKGLGRLLVEHAIREQDVCLVDVNEQNPAAVEFYLHLGFEVAHRSDVDGFGKPYPLLHLKLPDQTI, translated from the coding sequence ATGCCCGCTGATCATGACCGGGTCCTGATTGTCTGGGAAGTCGCGGTCCGCGCGACTCACCATTTTCTCTCTGAGCACGAAATCGAGGCTCTCAGACCGTTGGTCAGGCAGGCCTGCTTTGAAGGAATGCCGCTGTTTGGTGTGCGCGATTCTGAGGGAGAAGTGATTGCTTTTTCGGGAGTCGATGCTCCCAAACTGGAAGCGCTGTTTGTTCATCCGGACTGGTGTGGCAAAGGGCTGGGACGTTTGCTGGTAGAGCATGCCATCCGGGAACAGGATGTCTGTCTCGTCGATGTGAACGAGCAGAATCCTGCAGCCGTTGAATTCTATCTGCATCTCGGTTTTGAGGTCGCCCATCGCTCGGATGTGGATGGCTTTGGAAAGCCGTATCCTCTGCTGCACCTGAAACTGCCGGATCAGACAATCTGA
- a CDS encoding aminotransferase class IV: MTQNLVYLNGEYVPADQAKISIFDGAISLGMTVTESTRTFGHQPYRLRDHIDRLYLSLKAARFDAGMTPDELEKLTLEVWEKNKPNYAAGTDAWIIHNITPGQWVPSSGQKPADSSSTVMIITLPLDLSYWADFYQTGCHAVTPFTRIQPAQSLDARIKNRSRFIYTLAESEVKLVDPKAQSLLLDTDGYLSENKGGNFFLVSNNRIRTPSTINCLDGISRQSIFTLGKKLNIPVEECQLLPYDVTTADEAFFTSTPYCIMPATKFNGLEIGDGKVGPITKQLIAAWSDLVGVDIIEQAQASKVS; encoded by the coding sequence ATGACACAGAACCTGGTTTACCTGAATGGAGAATACGTTCCCGCGGATCAAGCCAAAATCTCCATCTTTGATGGTGCCATCAGCCTGGGAATGACAGTCACGGAATCAACGCGCACGTTCGGTCATCAGCCGTATCGTCTGCGGGATCATATCGACCGTTTGTACCTCAGTCTCAAGGCAGCGAGGTTCGATGCCGGCATGACACCAGACGAACTCGAAAAATTAACACTCGAAGTCTGGGAAAAGAATAAACCCAATTATGCAGCGGGAACTGATGCCTGGATCATCCATAATATCACACCGGGACAATGGGTGCCCTCCAGCGGTCAGAAGCCCGCTGATTCCTCATCAACGGTAATGATCATCACCCTGCCCCTCGACCTGAGTTACTGGGCCGACTTCTACCAGACAGGCTGCCATGCAGTGACTCCTTTCACCCGTATTCAACCCGCACAGTCTTTAGATGCCCGCATTAAGAACCGCAGCCGCTTCATCTACACACTGGCTGAATCTGAAGTGAAACTGGTCGATCCTAAAGCACAAAGTCTGCTGCTCGACACCGACGGTTATCTTTCCGAAAACAAAGGAGGGAACTTCTTCCTGGTTTCCAATAATCGCATTCGAACGCCCAGTACGATCAACTGTCTGGACGGCATCAGCCGACAGTCCATCTTTACCCTGGGAAAAAAACTGAATATCCCGGTCGAAGAATGTCAGCTGCTGCCTTATGATGTCACGACCGCGGATGAAGCATTTTTCACCAGCACCCCCTATTGCATTATGCCGGCAACCAAATTTAACGGGCTTGAAATTGGTGACGGAAAAGTGGGGCCGATCACAAAACAGTTGATTGCAGCCTGGAGCGATCTGGTGGGCGTCGACATTATTGAGCAGGCTCAGGCCTCCAAAGTCTCTTGA
- a CDS encoding ion transporter → MNEPQPAPRRKPEHWRDRWYEIIFEADTPAGKMFDVVLLVAILLSVLVIMLESVPSLDEQYGQEFGYAEWFFTILFTIEYAARISCARHPLRYIVSFYGIVDLLSILPTYLMFFAPLEMQSLGVIRALRLLRAFRIFKLAHMLTEASELRRAIWASRSKITVFLATVVIAVVIEGTALYLIEGDQDSGFTSIPQSMYWAIVTMTTVGYGDIAPVTPLGKFLAAVIMILGYSLIIVPTGIVSAELAHPGGKKASHWVTTQVCPECMKEGHDSDATFCKYCGSKL, encoded by the coding sequence ATGAATGAGCCTCAACCTGCTCCCCGACGTAAACCGGAACACTGGCGCGATCGCTGGTACGAGATCATTTTTGAAGCGGATACGCCTGCTGGGAAAATGTTTGATGTCGTGCTACTGGTTGCCATTCTATTAAGTGTGCTGGTCATCATGCTCGAGAGTGTTCCTTCTCTGGATGAACAGTATGGTCAGGAATTCGGCTATGCCGAGTGGTTTTTTACCATTCTGTTTACGATTGAATATGCGGCCCGCATCAGCTGTGCCCGGCACCCTCTGCGGTACATCGTCAGCTTTTACGGCATCGTAGACCTGCTCTCGATTCTGCCTACCTACCTGATGTTCTTCGCGCCGCTGGAAATGCAGAGTCTGGGCGTGATCCGCGCACTGCGGTTGTTACGTGCGTTCCGAATTTTCAAGCTCGCCCACATGCTGACAGAAGCCTCGGAATTGCGGCGGGCGATCTGGGCCAGCCGTTCCAAAATCACAGTTTTCCTGGCAACTGTCGTAATTGCTGTTGTGATCGAAGGGACCGCCCTGTATCTGATCGAGGGGGATCAGGACAGTGGATTTACTTCGATTCCTCAGAGCATGTACTGGGCAATCGTGACCATGACGACTGTCGGATATGGGGATATCGCGCCGGTGACGCCGCTTGGAAAGTTTCTGGCGGCGGTCATCATGATTCTGGGTTACAGCCTGATTATTGTTCCAACGGGGATCGTTTCTGCGGAACTGGCACATCCCGGCGGAAAGAAGGCCTCACACTGGGTTACGACGCAGGTCTGTCCGGAATGCATGAAGGAAGGACACGATTCCGATGCTACCTTCTGTAAGTACTGCGGATCTAAACTCTGA
- a CDS encoding FAD:protein FMN transferase, with amino-acid sequence MSYLYHTCLLLSTLSGNQQCTESEILHRYEFQEVHMGVQWRIVLYATDKPIANNASQIAFRRVKELNKVLSDYDPNSELNQLCQLSGPGKPVKVSPDLFQVLKRSQALSRETAGAFDVTISPVVRLWRRARRRKELPDSERLQAARDLVGYELMRLSEQNQTVELLKPGMRLDLGGIAKGYAADVAIRVLKEHGIDRVMIDASGDLSLGAPPPGSCGWKIGISSTDAPDAKIDRYLMLRDCAVATSGDAFQHVVINGTRYSHIVNPHTGLGLTDHSRVTVIAPDGITADSLASAISVLGPEKGIALLSQKPGTACLILRHEQAQLKSYESPCFSCFEASQTDP; translated from the coding sequence ATGTCTTACCTATATCATACATGCCTGTTGCTCTCCACATTGTCAGGCAATCAACAGTGCACGGAAAGCGAAATTCTGCATCGGTATGAATTTCAGGAAGTACATATGGGAGTGCAGTGGAGAATCGTATTATATGCAACGGACAAACCAATCGCAAACAATGCCTCTCAAATTGCTTTTCGCCGTGTAAAGGAACTTAACAAAGTCCTCAGCGATTACGATCCCAACAGCGAGTTAAACCAGTTGTGTCAGTTATCCGGGCCGGGAAAGCCAGTCAAAGTCAGTCCCGACCTGTTCCAGGTACTGAAAAGAAGTCAAGCACTTTCCCGTGAGACCGCTGGCGCGTTCGACGTCACCATCAGTCCCGTAGTCCGCCTCTGGCGCAGAGCCCGTCGACGTAAAGAGTTGCCTGACAGTGAACGACTGCAGGCCGCCCGGGATCTGGTCGGTTATGAATTGATGCGACTATCTGAACAGAACCAGACCGTTGAACTCCTCAAACCGGGCATGCGATTAGATCTCGGGGGAATCGCCAAAGGGTATGCAGCAGACGTCGCGATTCGAGTTTTGAAAGAACATGGAATTGACCGGGTGATGATTGACGCCAGCGGCGATCTGTCACTGGGGGCTCCTCCTCCTGGAAGTTGTGGCTGGAAGATCGGCATCTCTTCGACAGATGCCCCGGATGCCAAAATTGATCGTTACCTCATGTTGAGAGACTGCGCAGTCGCCACTTCGGGTGACGCGTTTCAGCACGTGGTCATCAATGGCACGCGCTATTCTCACATCGTAAACCCTCATACCGGACTCGGTCTGACCGATCATAGTCGCGTGACTGTGATCGCCCCTGATGGAATCACAGCCGATAGCCTGGCTTCCGCGATCAGCGTCCTCGGACCGGAAAAAGGAATTGCGCTGTTAAGTCAGAAACCGGGCACGGCCTGCCTGATTCTGAGACATGAACAGGCTCAGTTAAAGTCATATGAATCTCCCTGCTTCTCCTGCTTCGAAGCATCCCAGACCGACCCCTGA
- a CDS encoding DUF1501 domain-containing protein, which produces MLSPDPWLNLKRRHFLQSTACGLGGMALNSLLALDGLAESAELDAVNPLDVKKPHFKPRAKNVIFIFMSGGPSQLDLFDPKPQLQKLHGQPVPESFLKGIQDALIKTTAQVMASPRKFKKYGAAGLDFSDNLPHMGTCADDLCMIRTVQTDVSNHHPAQMLMNSGSTMFDRPSMGSWVTYGLGSESENLPGYVVLLSNSGKGVDGGSSLWTNGILPSTYRGVTFRSRGEAILYLSNPEGVSPAMQQARINAIRDLNAQRFDQVGDPEIASRIAAYELAYRMQTAAPDLLDFSDESKATLDMYGIENETTNWFGSNALLARRMVERGVRFVQLYHSTWDDHSNLDKNLKTNCEMTDQPCAALIKDLKQRGLLDDTLVIWGAEFGRTPMTEVRRGSSPGREGRDHHPFSFTMLMAGGGVKAGTVIGKTDDLGFHPVEQPVHLHNLHATILHLLGFDHTKLIVKHKGLDYRLTGVEGEVLDMLLA; this is translated from the coding sequence ATGCTATCACCTGATCCCTGGCTTAATTTGAAACGACGACACTTTCTGCAGTCCACGGCTTGTGGCCTGGGGGGAATGGCGCTCAACAGCCTGCTGGCCCTCGATGGTCTCGCAGAATCCGCTGAACTGGATGCGGTGAATCCCCTTGATGTAAAGAAGCCACATTTCAAGCCCCGGGCTAAAAACGTGATTTTCATTTTTATGTCAGGCGGTCCGAGCCAGCTCGATCTCTTCGATCCGAAACCACAGTTACAGAAACTGCACGGTCAGCCGGTGCCTGAGTCCTTTCTGAAAGGAATTCAGGATGCTCTGATCAAAACTACGGCCCAGGTGATGGCGTCACCTCGGAAATTCAAAAAGTATGGGGCAGCGGGACTCGATTTTTCAGATAACCTGCCACACATGGGAACATGCGCCGATGATCTGTGTATGATTCGGACGGTTCAGACTGACGTCAGCAACCACCACCCCGCTCAGATGCTGATGAACAGCGGCTCGACCATGTTCGACCGTCCCAGTATGGGCTCCTGGGTGACCTATGGGCTGGGGAGTGAATCGGAAAACCTGCCCGGCTATGTTGTGCTGCTTTCGAATTCGGGCAAGGGTGTAGACGGCGGTTCTTCGTTGTGGACCAATGGAATTCTACCTTCCACCTACCGGGGCGTGACCTTCCGCAGTCGGGGCGAGGCCATTTTGTATCTCTCCAATCCGGAAGGGGTTTCACCGGCCATGCAGCAGGCTCGAATCAACGCGATTCGGGATCTGAACGCACAACGGTTCGATCAGGTTGGGGACCCGGAAATTGCATCCCGGATTGCTGCATACGAACTGGCGTATCGCATGCAGACGGCTGCACCGGATCTGCTGGATTTCAGTGATGAGTCCAAAGCGACGCTGGACATGTACGGCATTGAAAATGAGACGACCAACTGGTTTGGCAGCAATGCACTGCTGGCCCGCCGGATGGTTGAACGTGGCGTCCGCTTTGTGCAGCTGTATCATTCGACCTGGGACGATCATTCCAATCTGGATAAGAATCTGAAGACGAACTGCGAGATGACTGATCAGCCCTGTGCGGCTCTGATCAAAGATCTCAAGCAGCGAGGGCTGCTGGATGACACGCTGGTGATCTGGGGAGCGGAATTTGGCAGGACGCCAATGACCGAAGTCCGCAGGGGTTCATCACCGGGACGAGAAGGGCGGGATCACCATCCCTTCAGCTTTACGATGCTCATGGCAGGGGGCGGCGTGAAGGCTGGAACGGTCATCGGGAAAACAGACGATCTTGGCTTTCATCCGGTCGAGCAGCCCGTGCACCTACATAATCTGCATGCGACGATTCTCCATCTGCTGGGCTTCGACCACACAAAGCTGATCGTCAAACACAAGGGGCTGGATTACCGACTCACCGGAGTAGAAGGCGAAGTTCTTGATATGTTGCTGGCTTGA
- a CDS encoding Gfo/Idh/MocA family protein, which translates to MTQSNNQSSSRRDFLKVTTATAVGTSILSTLGSSAHVYANGDDKIKVGLVGCGGRGTGAASQALSTKGNIKLEAMADAYRDRMDKSLSNLQKQFSGEPEKVDVAEEKKFVGFDAYQKLLDSGVDVVILATPPGFRPIHFEAAVEKGKHVFMEKPVATDVPGVRKVLEAAEKAKEKKLAVGVGLQRHHQANYIETINRLKDGAIGDITSMRCYWNSGGVWEPRLAREDAKSEMDYQMRNWYYYNWLCGDHINEQHIHNIDVCNWVKDAFPVQAYGMGGRQVRTDKKYGEIYDHFAVEFVYEDGTRLYSQCRHIRNCWNSVTEHAQGTKGFCDISGAKYETTGGYKWRYRGKKTNPYQVEHDDLFAAIRQGTPYNEAEYGAKSTMTSILGRLATYSGKPVTWDEAMASNVSLMPKEFSWEGQPVTVPDENGYYPIPMPGITKVL; encoded by the coding sequence ATGACTCAATCTAATAATCAATCTTCTTCCCGACGTGACTTCCTGAAGGTAACCACAGCCACCGCTGTGGGAACCAGCATCCTGTCTACTCTGGGATCGTCGGCTCATGTTTACGCCAATGGCGACGATAAAATCAAAGTCGGTCTGGTCGGTTGTGGTGGTCGTGGAACAGGGGCTGCATCTCAGGCTTTGTCGACCAAAGGCAACATCAAACTCGAAGCCATGGCTGATGCCTACCGTGATCGGATGGACAAAAGCCTCAGCAACCTGCAGAAGCAGTTCTCAGGTGAACCTGAAAAGGTCGACGTGGCCGAAGAGAAAAAGTTCGTCGGATTTGACGCCTATCAGAAACTGCTCGACAGTGGCGTTGATGTTGTGATTCTGGCAACTCCTCCGGGATTCCGTCCGATTCACTTCGAAGCAGCTGTCGAAAAAGGCAAGCACGTCTTCATGGAAAAACCGGTTGCCACCGATGTTCCCGGCGTTCGCAAGGTGCTCGAAGCAGCTGAGAAAGCTAAGGAAAAGAAACTGGCCGTCGGCGTTGGTCTGCAGCGTCACCACCAGGCAAATTACATTGAAACCATCAACCGTCTGAAAGATGGTGCGATCGGCGATATTACTTCCATGCGTTGCTACTGGAACAGTGGCGGGGTCTGGGAGCCGCGTCTGGCTCGTGAAGACGCTAAGAGCGAAATGGACTATCAGATGCGTAACTGGTACTACTACAACTGGCTCTGTGGTGACCACATCAACGAGCAGCATATCCACAACATCGACGTCTGTAACTGGGTGAAAGATGCTTTCCCCGTTCAGGCATACGGGATGGGTGGTCGCCAGGTTCGTACCGACAAAAAGTACGGTGAAATCTATGACCACTTCGCTGTTGAGTTCGTTTACGAAGACGGAACCCGGTTGTACAGCCAGTGCCGTCATATCCGCAACTGCTGGAACAGCGTGACTGAGCATGCTCAGGGAACCAAAGGTTTCTGCGACATCAGCGGTGCAAAATACGAAACTACAGGCGGCTACAAGTGGCGCTACCGTGGTAAGAAAACCAACCCCTACCAGGTTGAGCACGACGATCTGTTCGCTGCCATCCGTCAGGGAACTCCCTACAACGAAGCCGAGTACGGTGCCAAGTCCACCATGACTTCGATCCTGGGACGCTTGGCGACTTATAGCGGTAAGCCTGTCACCTGGGACGAAGCAATGGCATCTAATGTCAGCCTGATGCCCAAAGAGTTCTCCTGGGAAGGTCAGCCGGTAACGGTTCCCGATGAGAACGGGTACTATCCGATTCCGATGCCCGGTATCACCAAAGTACTCTAA
- a CDS encoding PSD1 and planctomycete cytochrome C domain-containing protein: MSFEKDIRPIFKTHCLECHTGGEPESSFSLSTRQTTLAGGNYGKAVIPQQPARSLLFQMISGTHPDKIVMPPEGERLSAREVALIREWIQEGAPWPEKLVLDNESEPNHQKSHWAFQPISNPELPPVRKSDWCRNEIDYFILHRLEKEQFTPSTEADKTTLIRRVTLDLTGLPPSPEEVTVFLQDGRPDAYERLVDRLLQSPHFGEKWARAWLDLCHYADSDGYLTDAVRPHAWRFRDWVVQSLNQNKPFDQFTIEQIAGDLLPESSTEAHAGTGFLRQTLSNREGGADLEEFRVNKVVDRTKLVGTIWLGLTLDCCRCHNHKYDPISQKEFYQLFAFFNSAYEVNIDAPLKQDQDLVAQQATYQQKRQALIDPIGEPLEHLQREWEQKMLHASEHPAEDHHWARAWEVMGLVWGVKSGEGQQEGLEILKLDPDERSQRQRDDLLDYFLARGHLVDSARFKELKLGELARNLTALRNEFPAVSRAPAMREMQTPNQAFVHLRGSHLSPGIPVAPGTPRSLPTFQPSGKPDRLDLARWLVSDSNPLTARVTVNRVWQEYFGQGIVISSDDFGTQGDRPSHPQLLDRLARRFQKSGWDVKALHRLIVTSATYRQSSKTRPDMQEKDPANRLLSHQANLRLSAELVRDQALAVSGLLTRELGGPCVRPPQPDSVVMEAFGSNTWDVSTGNDRYRRGLYTLILRTSPYAQSVIFDAPNPSQTCTRRDRSNTPLQALTLLNDPVFYEAAQHLGRRVTRESSGDLDQQMSYAFRLCLAREPLEMERERLKELYHKQIAQQPADRTPAEKQDVAWTLVASVLLNLHEFITRD, translated from the coding sequence ATGTCATTTGAGAAGGACATTCGGCCAATATTCAAAACTCATTGTCTGGAATGTCATACGGGAGGAGAACCGGAAAGCAGCTTTTCCCTCTCAACCAGGCAGACCACTCTGGCTGGCGGGAACTATGGGAAAGCCGTTATTCCCCAGCAGCCGGCCCGCAGTCTGTTGTTTCAGATGATCTCTGGGACTCATCCGGACAAGATAGTCATGCCTCCCGAGGGAGAACGATTGTCTGCACGGGAGGTTGCACTGATTCGGGAGTGGATTCAAGAGGGGGCACCCTGGCCTGAAAAACTTGTCTTAGACAATGAATCAGAACCAAACCACCAGAAGTCACATTGGGCTTTTCAGCCGATTTCTAATCCAGAACTGCCACCTGTCAGAAAGAGTGACTGGTGTCGAAATGAAATCGACTATTTCATTTTGCATCGCCTGGAAAAAGAACAGTTCACTCCCTCAACTGAAGCAGACAAAACAACGCTCATTCGTCGTGTCACTTTGGACCTGACCGGACTGCCTCCCTCACCAGAAGAAGTAACGGTTTTTTTGCAGGATGGGCGGCCAGATGCCTATGAGCGACTTGTAGATCGTCTCCTGCAGTCACCGCATTTCGGTGAGAAATGGGCTCGGGCCTGGCTCGACTTGTGTCATTACGCGGACAGTGATGGATATCTGACCGATGCCGTCCGACCGCATGCCTGGCGGTTTCGCGACTGGGTAGTCCAATCACTCAACCAGAACAAACCTTTCGATCAATTTACGATTGAGCAAATTGCCGGCGATCTGTTACCCGAAAGTTCGACTGAAGCACACGCTGGTACTGGTTTCCTGCGCCAGACCTTGAGTAACCGTGAAGGAGGCGCCGACCTGGAAGAGTTCCGGGTCAATAAAGTAGTCGATCGTACTAAACTGGTGGGAACGATCTGGCTGGGGCTCACGCTGGACTGCTGCCGCTGCCATAACCACAAGTACGATCCGATCAGCCAGAAAGAGTTCTATCAGCTCTTCGCTTTTTTTAATTCAGCCTATGAAGTCAACATTGATGCTCCCTTGAAACAGGACCAGGATCTGGTCGCGCAACAGGCGACTTATCAGCAGAAACGACAGGCACTCATCGATCCCATTGGCGAACCGCTCGAACATTTGCAGCGAGAGTGGGAGCAGAAAATGCTACATGCCTCGGAGCACCCTGCGGAAGATCATCACTGGGCCCGGGCCTGGGAAGTGATGGGGCTGGTCTGGGGCGTCAAATCCGGGGAGGGGCAACAGGAAGGCCTGGAGATCCTTAAGCTGGATCCAGATGAGCGTTCACAGAGGCAGCGTGACGATCTGCTGGATTACTTTCTGGCTCGCGGCCATCTGGTAGACAGTGCCCGTTTTAAAGAACTCAAACTGGGTGAACTTGCTCGAAACCTGACTGCTTTACGAAACGAGTTTCCGGCGGTTTCGCGTGCTCCCGCGATGCGTGAGATGCAGACGCCGAATCAGGCGTTTGTGCATCTACGCGGTTCCCATCTTTCTCCCGGAATCCCTGTGGCACCAGGGACGCCCCGTTCCTTACCGACCTTCCAGCCCTCAGGGAAGCCGGATCGACTTGATCTGGCTCGCTGGCTGGTTTCCGACTCAAATCCGCTGACAGCCCGGGTGACTGTGAACCGTGTCTGGCAGGAATATTTCGGCCAGGGAATTGTGATATCGTCGGATGACTTCGGTACCCAGGGGGATCGTCCTTCACATCCACAACTGTTGGACCGGCTGGCACGGCGATTCCAGAAGAGTGGCTGGGATGTCAAAGCCCTGCATCGCCTGATCGTGACTTCTGCGACGTACAGACAGTCATCAAAGACACGACCGGACATGCAGGAAAAAGATCCCGCGAATCGACTTCTGAGCCATCAGGCGAATCTGAGGCTCTCTGCCGAACTCGTGCGCGATCAGGCACTCGCGGTCAGTGGTTTGCTGACTCGAGAGCTGGGTGGCCCCTGTGTGCGGCCTCCCCAGCCGGACAGCGTCGTGATGGAAGCCTTTGGTTCCAATACCTGGGATGTCAGTACGGGGAACGATCGCTATCGCAGAGGGCTTTATACGTTGATTCTCAGGACTTCGCCTTATGCTCAGTCAGTGATCTTCGATGCTCCGAATCCGAGTCAGACCTGCACCAGACGCGATCGGTCTAATACACCGCTGCAGGCTTTAACTCTGTTGAACGATCCTGTCTTTTACGAAGCAGCACAACATCTGGGACGACGTGTTACCCGGGAGAGTTCGGGGGACCTCGATCAACAGATGAGCTATGCGTTCCGTCTCTGCCTGGCACGAGAACCGCTGGAAATGGAACGGGAACGCTTGAAGGAGCTTTATCATAAGCAGATTGCTCAACAGCCAGCTGACAGAACGCCTGCTGAAAAACAGGACGTGGCCTGGACGCTTGTGGCGAGTGTCTTACTCAACCTGCATGAATTCATAACACGGGACTGA
- a CDS encoding formylglycine-generating enzyme family protein, which translates to MQAKTALLAILCCSSSVAFAADPSEAKTEKEMKPYTQKITNTDVSFDMVPIPGGEFVMGSPADEKNREEDEGPQVKVKIEPFWMGKHEVTWNEYDIWSFNLDIQRRKLMRLKSDDKEKAADAVTRPTKPYTDMTFDMGHDGYPAICMTQLAAKTYCKWLSEKTGHYYRLPTEAEWEYACRAGTTTAYSFGDNPAKMDDYAWHYANCNDTYQKVGQKKPNPFGLYDMHGNVSEWVLDQYIPDAYKKWSGKGTVEFPISPTTPEKLYPRVVRGGSWDDDPEALRSANRIASSADWKIQDPQIPQSIWYHTDAIFVGFRVVRPLKVPTAEERKKYNLDPVIPADEGR; encoded by the coding sequence ATGCAAGCCAAAACTGCATTACTCGCCATTCTGTGTTGTTCGTCTTCAGTGGCGTTCGCTGCCGATCCCTCGGAAGCAAAAACAGAAAAAGAGATGAAACCTTACACGCAGAAAATTACCAACACCGATGTCAGTTTTGATATGGTGCCAATTCCCGGTGGTGAATTCGTTATGGGCAGCCCTGCCGATGAAAAGAACCGGGAAGAAGATGAAGGTCCTCAGGTCAAAGTCAAAATTGAGCCTTTCTGGATGGGCAAACATGAAGTGACCTGGAACGAATATGATATCTGGAGCTTCAATCTAGATATTCAGCGCCGTAAGCTGATGCGTCTCAAATCGGATGACAAAGAAAAAGCAGCAGATGCTGTAACCCGTCCGACCAAGCCTTATACCGACATGACCTTCGACATGGGGCACGATGGGTACCCGGCGATCTGCATGACCCAGCTGGCAGCAAAAACCTACTGCAAATGGCTGAGTGAAAAAACCGGTCACTACTATCGTCTGCCTACCGAAGCGGAGTGGGAATACGCGTGCCGTGCCGGTACCACGACGGCTTACTCATTCGGTGACAACCCTGCTAAAATGGATGATTACGCCTGGCACTACGCAAACTGCAACGATACCTACCAGAAGGTCGGTCAGAAAAAGCCGAACCCGTTCGGTCTGTATGACATGCACGGTAACGTTTCAGAGTGGGTCCTCGATCAGTACATTCCTGATGCCTACAAAAAGTGGAGTGGCAAAGGAACCGTTGAGTTCCCCATCAGTCCTACGACTCCCGAAAAACTTTATCCGCGTGTTGTGCGTGGCGGTTCCTGGGATGATGATCCCGAAGCACTGCGAAGTGCGAACCGGATCGCCTCCAGTGCCGATTGGAAAATTCAGGATCCCCAGATTCCACAGAGTATCTGGTACCACACCGATGCGATCTTTGTGGGCTTCCGTGTCGTACGGCCTCTGAAAGTGCCTACGGCTGAAGAACGCAAGAAATACAACCTGGATCCGGTCATTCCGGCCGATGAAGGGCGCTAA